A region from the Sulfurivermis fontis genome encodes:
- a CDS encoding dienelactone hydrolase family protein — protein sequence MRTMVAAMLCMLFAAGVRAAVIGAEVSYRAGDTVMKGYLAYDDAIQGKRPGVLVVHEWWGHNEYARKRARMLAELGYTALAVDMYGDGKTAEHPEDAGKFATAVNSDMAQRRARFLAAKALLERHPTVAADAIAAIGYCFGGGVVLNMAREGVDLRAVASFHGAIASRKLAEPGTVKARVLVLNGAADPMVTERQIEVFHQEMTAAGVDYRFVNYAGARHAFTNPDADGYGQRFGLPLAYHPEADARSWAELKTFLRDTFGR from the coding sequence ATGAGAACAATGGTTGCTGCAATGCTGTGCATGCTGTTCGCAGCCGGTGTTCGGGCGGCCGTGATTGGCGCAGAAGTGAGCTACCGTGCCGGTGACACGGTGATGAAGGGCTATCTGGCCTACGACGACGCGATCCAGGGCAAGCGCCCCGGGGTGCTGGTGGTTCATGAGTGGTGGGGTCACAACGAGTACGCACGCAAGCGTGCGCGCATGCTGGCCGAACTGGGCTACACCGCACTGGCGGTAGACATGTACGGGGACGGCAAGACCGCGGAGCATCCTGAGGATGCCGGCAAGTTTGCCACGGCGGTGAACAGCGACATGGCGCAGCGCCGTGCCCGTTTTCTCGCCGCCAAGGCGCTGCTGGAGCGGCATCCCACGGTGGCAGCCGATGCGATCGCCGCCATCGGCTACTGTTTCGGCGGCGGCGTGGTGCTCAACATGGCGCGTGAGGGTGTCGACCTGAGGGCGGTGGCCAGTTTCCATGGCGCCATCGCCAGCAGGAAGCTGGCCGAGCCGGGCACGGTCAAGGCGCGGGTGCTGGTGTTGAACGGCGCCGCCGATCCGATGGTCACGGAGCGGCAGATCGAGGTGTTCCATCAGGAGATGACCGCCGCCGGCGTCGACTATCGCTTCGTCAACTATGCCGGCGCCAGGCACGCCTTCACCAATCCCGATGCCGACGGATATGGCCAGCGCTTCGGTCTGCCCCTGGCCTATCACCCCGAGGCCGACGCCCGGTCCTGGGCCGAGCTGAAAACCTTTCTACGCGACACTTTCGGCCGCTGA
- a CDS encoding GGDEF domain-containing protein: protein MTQDERLARELEQWRSKYYDGLTQLERKEKEWRQTENVLRQCISRLSLAADSSDRELNQQLDKLRGAIRKSVGSVELEAMIQSLSEHLVRLDQQRRSHGKPVTPLEVLRRLADGINFPRGLGHKARAYGKALAAARGEEDYQPYLQELIALIGEAFDWLAGQQGEEAEAGGGGKGLLGRLFRREEGAAGTPMPAVERAGNDGTQLAKSLLAQLLTAAVAPAALRARLEAASRREELQRVTAELATLLATPAAATPAGTTLSSQEVLLQLLERLAVPAELHGEAEAIKTALGIAEDEEELGAILGRIADLVTTMRTRAQSERAEVESFLKQLTCNLQELDMSLRGAVAAHRETVEDGRALDAEVQVQMQGIEDSVRWAQNLEHLKQAVQERVATIRRHMEVFRNTEDERIERAEREVERLNARLRTLESETEALRGRIQQERSQALIDPLTEIANRLAYNERIAQEYARWKRYRSSLVFTVWDVDHFKRINDTYGHQAGDKVLKVVAKLLSTQVRETDFVARYGGEEFIILLPETDLAQARMVTEKIRAAVESCEFHYRGERVLITISCGLAQFREQDDPDTVFARADAAMYRAKAAGRNCCRAEDEP from the coding sequence ATGACGCAGGATGAGCGCCTGGCGCGGGAACTGGAACAGTGGCGCAGCAAGTATTACGACGGTCTGACGCAGCTCGAACGCAAGGAGAAAGAGTGGCGTCAGACGGAAAATGTCTTGCGTCAGTGCATCTCGCGCCTGAGCCTGGCCGCGGACAGCAGCGATCGTGAGCTCAACCAGCAGCTGGACAAGCTGCGTGGCGCGATCCGCAAGAGTGTCGGTAGTGTCGAACTGGAGGCAATGATCCAGTCGTTGTCGGAACATCTGGTGCGCCTGGATCAGCAGCGCCGCAGTCACGGCAAGCCTGTGACCCCGCTGGAGGTGCTGCGCCGCCTGGCCGACGGTATCAATTTCCCGCGTGGTCTGGGCCACAAGGCCAGGGCCTATGGCAAGGCGTTGGCGGCCGCACGCGGCGAAGAAGATTATCAACCGTATTTGCAGGAGCTGATCGCTCTCATCGGCGAGGCCTTCGACTGGCTGGCGGGGCAGCAGGGTGAAGAGGCGGAGGCCGGCGGTGGCGGCAAGGGGCTGCTCGGCCGCCTGTTCCGGCGCGAGGAGGGGGCTGCCGGTACGCCAATGCCGGCCGTCGAGCGTGCGGGCAACGATGGCACACAGCTGGCCAAGAGCCTGCTGGCGCAGTTGCTGACGGCCGCGGTGGCGCCGGCAGCGCTGCGCGCACGGCTGGAAGCGGCCAGCCGGCGCGAGGAGTTGCAGCGCGTGACGGCCGAGTTGGCGACCTTGCTGGCCACCCCGGCGGCGGCAACCCCGGCAGGGACGACGTTGTCGTCGCAGGAGGTGTTGCTGCAATTGCTGGAGCGGCTGGCCGTTCCCGCCGAACTGCATGGTGAGGCGGAGGCCATCAAGACGGCGCTGGGCATCGCCGAGGACGAGGAGGAACTGGGCGCCATTCTCGGTCGCATCGCCGATTTGGTGACCACCATGCGCACCCGCGCGCAAAGCGAGCGCGCCGAGGTCGAGAGTTTTCTCAAGCAGCTGACCTGCAATCTGCAGGAGTTGGACATGAGCCTGCGCGGCGCGGTGGCCGCGCATCGTGAAACGGTGGAAGATGGCCGTGCACTGGATGCCGAGGTGCAGGTGCAGATGCAGGGCATCGAAGACTCGGTACGCTGGGCGCAAAACCTCGAACATCTCAAGCAGGCGGTGCAGGAACGCGTCGCTACCATCCGCCGGCACATGGAGGTGTTCCGCAATACCGAAGACGAGCGCATCGAGCGGGCGGAGCGGGAGGTGGAGCGGCTCAATGCCCGGTTGCGTACCCTGGAGAGCGAAACCGAAGCGCTGCGCGGGCGCATCCAGCAGGAGCGCAGCCAGGCATTGATCGACCCCCTGACCGAGATCGCCAACCGTCTCGCCTACAACGAGCGCATCGCCCAGGAATACGCCCGTTGGAAACGCTACCGCTCGTCCCTGGTCTTTACCGTATGGGACGTGGATCACTTCAAGCGCATCAACGATACCTACGGCCACCAGGCCGGCGACAAGGTGCTCAAGGTGGTGGCAAAACTGTTGTCGACCCAGGTACGGGAAACGGATTTCGTCGCCCGCTACGGCGGCGAGGAGTTCATCATCCTGTTGCCGGAGACGGATCTGGCCCAGGCCCGCATGGTGACGGAAAAGATCCGTGCCGCAGTAGAGTCCTGCGAGTTCCACTACCGCGGCGAGCGCGTGCTGATCACCATCTCCTGCGGTCTGGCGCAGTTTCGTGAGCAGGATGATCCCGACACGGTGTTCGCCCGGGCCGATGCCGCCATGTATCGGGCCAAGGCGGCGGGGCGCAACTGCTGCCGCGCCGAGGATGAGCCCTGA
- a CDS encoding TusE/DsrC/DsvC family sulfur relay protein produces the protein MQLPERDGDGYLTNMNLWTPEIGRAMAEADGVELTDEKWNQIMKAREYYEEFGSVPPIRKFSKYLEVDQKEMFKLWLTGPMKPITKYGGLPKPTGCV, from the coding sequence ATGCAACTGCCGGAACGTGACGGTGACGGTTACCTCACCAACATGAACCTGTGGACCCCGGAAATCGGTCGTGCCATGGCCGAGGCCGACGGCGTCGAGCTGACCGACGAAAAGTGGAACCAGATCATGAAGGCCCGCGAGTACTACGAGGAATTCGGTTCGGTGCCGCCGATCCGCAAGTTCTCCAAGTACCTGGAGGTGGACCAGAAGGAGATGTTCAAGTTATGGCTGACCGGCCCGATGAAGCCGATCACCAAGTACGGCGGCCTGCCCAAGCCGACCGGCTGCGTTTAA